The DNA sequence GGCAGATCCTGGGGCAAATAAAGACGCGCCTGCCGCGCAAAATCAAAGGCAGGCGGCAACTGTTCGGTCAGGATCTGCTCCGGGGCCAGCCCCAACTGGTGACGCAGGTAGCGGAACGGATCCTGGCCAGAATCCGTAGCCAGGGTGGCGGAAGTAAAAACCGCCGATTTGAGCAGCGGATGGAGAATCTCGGACAGAAGCGGCCCAACCTCCAGGGGCGAGGCCTGGATAAAAATGCCCCGGCCACGGGTTTCAAACCAATAGACCCGTGTCGGGTCGTCAAGGGTGCGGATGCGACCTGCCACGGTCAAAAGTTCCGTGACACGCCGCGCACATGCCGCCAACCCGGCGCTGCGCGGGCGATGTGGTTCGAGAATCTCCGCTAACTGGTGCAAACTCTTCTCCACGGAGAGCAAAGAACGCCCGGCGCCCTCCTCCATCGCCTCCTGCGTCAAGCCATCCCGGCAATCCTCAGCCGGGAAATAGCCCCGCAGAAGGTTGGCCACATCCTCAAGATTCTGCAAGGCGCGGGTCACTTCCGGGTCGTCCGCGCCCACCTCGGCAAACTCGGATGTGCCGTCCCGAGCCAGTTCCCGCAACTGATGGTTGCTGATCTCCCACCCAAAAAACCGGGTCACCACATCCGGCAACTGGTGGGCCTCATCGAACACCACCCGGTCATAATCGGGCAAAATTTCGCCAAAACCACCCTCCCGCACCGCCAGATCCGCGCAGAACAGATGGTGATTGACTACCACCAGGTGGGCATGCCGCGCCCGCTCCCGGGCACGCATCAAAAAACAGACATCGTATTCGGCGCACTGTTGCCCCAGGCAGTTGTCCGTGGTGGAGGTGATGACGCTCCAGAAGGAGATATTCTCCGGCAAACCGGGCAGTTCATCCTTGTCGCCGGTGCGGGTATCCTGGATCCAGGCAGCGACACGCCCCCATTCAGGCCGTGCGCGGGAGGCGTGTTGGGCCGGATCCTGTTCCGCCTGGAGAAAACGATACCGGCAGACATAGTTGCCCCGCCCCTTGAGGACCGCAGCCCGGAACGGGCGCTCCACCACCCGACGCAGGAGGGGCAAATCCTTGGCGACGATCTGGTCCTGCAAAGCCTTGGTCGCCGTGGAGACCACCACCGGTTCACCCAGTGTCAACAGGGGCAGAAGGTAGGCCAGAGTCTTGCCGGTTCCCGTTCCCGCCTCCACCAGGAGAAATTTGTTCTCCCGTACCGCATCCAACACCCGTCCGGCCATGCGCTGTTGCGTAGCCCGCACCTCGTAACCAGGGATCTCCCTGGCCAACCGGCTCGTCGGACCGAAAAGGTCAAGGATATACGCATCCCCCACTGCCACGCCGGTGTTCTCCTTGCCGGTTCCCCATCCACCACTCCGGGATTCGCGATTCCATACGTTGTTCGCAACCCGTGCGGCAGGATACAGCACACCGATCCCGCCGGTCAAACCATGCGGCATGCCAAAAAAACCGACCGGGAGAGCCCCATGAACCATGCACGGACATTGACGGCAAAGAGAAACCATGCCAGCATTTCCGTATGAGGATTGCGCGTCGTTTCCAGTTCGATGCCGCCCACCGCCTTGGGCACCACGATGGCAAGTGCCAACGCCTCCATGGTCACTCCTACGGCCTGGAGTTGGTGCTGGTCGGCACGCCCCGTTTGCCTGTGGCGGAAGATCCCCAATCGGGTTTCGTGACCGATTTTGGCCTGTTGCGCCAGATCGTGCAGCAAGAGTTGATCGACCCTTTCCTGGATCACCACTTCCTGAACGATGCCCTTCCGGCCATCCCCTATACATCGACCGAATATCTGGCCGCCTGGATCATGGGGTGGTGTTTGCGTTTTCTGGAGGGACGACCGGAGTTGGGTGATGCCCACATGCTGGCGGTGCGGGTATGGGAGTCCTCGGAATCCTGGGCCGAGGCCACCCGGGAAGACGCCATCCCCGTCGACATGTAGAGGGTGCAGTGAGCGTTGCCCGCCATGCCATCTGCGACCTGTTCGCTTCCGTGCAGGGGGAGGCCGGGTGGAGTGGCCGGGCCATGTTTTTCATCCGTTTCTCTGGCTGCCCCCTGCACTGTGTCTGGTGCGACGAGCCGTTGCATCGCGATCCGGAGGCAGCGCGGTTGCTGACCACGGCGGAGATCCTCGCCACCCGGGAACGTTTGGCCCCGGAGATCCCCCATGTATTGCTCACCGGTGGTGAACCCCTCGCCGCCCCCGGGTTGGACGCATTGATCACGGCATTGAAGCAAGCCGGACTCTGGGTGGCTATGGAGACCAGTGGCGTCGGAGGGGAGCCTCCCCGAGGGGTGGATTGGATCACCCTCTCCCCCAAAACGCCGCTCCCTCCCGAGTGGTATGAACGGGCCGATGAGATCAAATATGTCGTCGATGCCCATCCCAGTCCAGCCTGGATCGAGGAGATTTTGCATCGGGCCACCCGGCACCCCCGGGTCTGGGTGCAACCATGTGCCCAAGGCGCTTTGCCAGACCCTGGCGCCGTAGCCCTCTGTTACAACCTGGTCATGCAGAAAGGCGCCCGGCTGCGGCTCTCCCTGCAAACTCACAAATGGATCGGCGTGCCATGAAACGGCCCCTGCCCCGTTTGTTGTTGATCACCGAGCCGGTTGCCCCCGCTGAGAGGGATGCGTTGTTTCTGCGGATCCACGCCGCCTTGCAGGGTGGACCCTGCCACCTCCTGGTGCGGACACCCGGCTGGTGCGGTCGGGATTTTTTTGCGCTGACAGCTTTCCTGCGCACCTGCGTCGCACCACCCGGTTGTCTCCTGGTGCATGACCGCGTTGACATCGCCCTGGCAACGGGCGCGGATGGCGTCCATCTCCCCGCATCCGGCCTGCCCACCGCCGTGGCCCGACGCCTCCTGGGCGACGATCTTCTCGTCGGACGCTCCTGCCATGACCCGGATGCCGCCACCCAAGCCCTGGCCGAGGGGGCGGATTATGTCACCCTCTCGCCGCTCTTTGCCACGCCATCCCACCCCGATGCCGTACCACTGGGAACGACGCGCCTGGCCGACATGGTGCGCTCCATTCCCGGACCGGTCATCGCCCTGGGTGGCATCAAACCGGAAAATGCGGCTGCGGCCCTGACCACGGGGGTGGCAGGCCTGGCTGTCATCCGTGGCATCCTGCGCGCCGCCAATCCCGCCCTGGCTACACGCAGCATGCTGGAGGTCTTTCCTCCCCATGTCGATGGCAACGAAAAAAAATAATCATTTTGCACGCCTGCAAGAAAAGCCTGGGCATGAAAGCCTTTGTCAGGGCTTCACCCCGAACCCCACCAAGACGCTGACCTGGACCTGCCAGGGAACCAGCACCCTGGACCCCGATTTGTTGCCGGGCGATGATATGGTTACGAAAAAAACAGCATGACGGAAAAGACTGACTTTTTTGACTTGCATTCAAGGATGAAAAATGATCATTATCGCGGTCAGCTAGGGGGGGGGGAGAAAAAAAATGAAATCTGCATGTTCCTTCCAATTGGAGAACGGAAAATGTATACGTTGGCCGTTGAGGATTCCGGGACCGGGACGTTGACTCTCGCCGGGGATCTGACGATTCAGCACGCTCGAGAGTTGAAAGAGGCTTTGATCGATGCGGTCACCCAGTCCATGCATCTGAACCTCAATTTCAAGGATGTGGAGCGCGTTGACTTGGCCGGCCTTCAGATCCTCTGTGCCGCGCACCGCTCCCTCCTTGGCAGGAGCAAGACGTTGGCTATTGTCAGCCAGGTTCCGGATGCCTTCAAGGCTGCCGTCAAGGTGGCCGGGTATGATCGTTGTATCGAACAGGAAGATCCCAGTGGGTTGTGGAGGGGAGGGAACTAATGGCCAAAACCATCATGACCGTTGACGACTCGTCCAGCGTCCGGCAAATGGTCACTTTGACCCTGAAGGGCGAGGGTTACAACGTCGTCGAGGGGGTGGACGGAAAAGACGCCCTGAATAAACTGAAAGCCAACCCTGTCGATATGGTCATCACCGACCTGAACATGCCCAACATGGACGGCATCACCCTGATCAGAGAGTTGCGTGCCCTGCCTGCCTTCAAGTTTACCCCCATCGTCATGTTGACCACAGAATCCCAGGCCAACAAAAAGTCCGAAGGTAAGGATGCCGGCGCCACCGGCTGGATCGTCAAACCTTTCAAACCTGCACAGCTGATCCAGGTCATCAAGAAGGTTCTGGGTTAATCGCAAAGACGGGGGACCGCTCATGGCTGTGGAAATCGATACCAGTGCGTTCACGGAAGAGGCGTACGAACTGTTGGCCGAACTGGAAGATTCCCTCCTTGAGTTGGAGGAGTCTCCGAAAGACCAGGAGCTGATCGGTCGCGTCTTCCGGGCCATGCATACCATCAAGGGCTCCGGGGCCATGTTCGGTTTCGACGCCGTCGCCGAATTCACCCATAACGTGGAGACGGTGTTTGACCTGGCCCGCAACGGCACCATCCCGATCACCAAGGGGTTGATCGACCTGACCCTCGCCGCCCGCGACCAGATCCGCGCCATGCTGGATGCTGCATCGGGCGGCGAAGAACCGGATAAAAACAACGCCGAGCGCATCATCTCCGGGTTGAAAGGGTTGCTCCCGGGCGCCGCTCCGGCGCCGACCGGTGGCACCCAGACCGCCGACAAAGCCCCTCTCCCGGTCGATCAGGAAGGTTCGACCCATACCTTCCGTATCCGCTTCCGTCCCAAAGCCGAAATCTTCGAGAACGGCACCAACCCCCTCCTGCTCCTCGACGAAGTCCGACAACTCGGTGAGGCCAAGGTCATCACCTTCTCCGATACCATCCCCGAAGTCGACGATATCGACCCGGAGAAGTGTTATACCTCCTGGGAAATCTTTCTCACCACGGATCAGGGTGAAAACGCGATCCAGGATATTTTTATCTTCGTCGACGACCAGTGCGAGCTGAACATCCGCATGCTGGACAGGGCCGAAGCCGCCGAGGCCTCCCTGGAAGAAGTTCCCCCGGAAAAGCCCCTGGGCGAAATTCTGGTGGAACGAGGGGATATCAAGCGCGAAGACCTCCAGAAAGTCCTCCAGCCCCTGGGCGAACGCCTGGTTGATGCCGGCTTGGTCAACAAGTCCAAGGTGCAGGCAGCGCTGGCGGAACAAGAGGTCGGCAAGCAGAAGCGAGAAACCAAAAAACAGCAGGTGGTGGCACAGAGTGTCCGGGTGCCGTCGGACAAGCTCGACCACCTTGTCGACCTGGTCGGCGAGCTGGTCACCGTCCAGGCCCGCCTGACCCAAACCTCCGCAAAACTGGGCGACCACGACCTTCAGCTTATTGCCGAAGAAGTGGAGCGCCTGACCGGTGAGCTTCGGGACAACACCATGTCCATCCGGATGTTGGCCATCGGCACCACCTTCGACAAATTCAAACGCCTGGTCCGGGATCTCTCCGGCGAGTTGGGCAAGCAGATCGAGTTGACCACCGCCGGCGCCGAAACCGAACTGGACAAAACCGTGATCGACCAGCTCAACGATCCCCTGGTCCACATCATCCGCAACAGCATCGACCACGGCGTGGAGTCTCCCGATGGCCGCCTGGACGCCGGCAAGTCCCAGGTGGGCCGTATCCATCTCTCTGCCGAACACTCCGGCGCCAACGTGCTGATCAAGGTGACCGATGACGGCAAAGGCCTGGATCCGGGAAAACTGATCTCCAAGGCGATCGAAAAAGGGCTCGTCCCCCCTGATGCCGAGTTGACCGACAAAGAGGCGTTCCAACTGATCTTTGCCGCCGGTTTCTCCACCGCCGAGAAGGTGACCAACGTCTCTGGACGTGGCGTTGGCATGGATGTCGTGCGTCGTTCCATCGAGGGGTTGCGGGGCTCCATCGATGTGCAAAGCGAAATCGGCAAGGGGACGACCATCACCCTGAAACTTCCCCTCACCCTGGCCATCATCGAGGGACTCCTGGTCAAGATCAGCAACGAATATTTCGTTCTGCCCCTGGCCGCCGTTGAGGAGTGCGTCGAATTGACCCGCTCCGATGTCGCGGCTACACATGGGCGGCATGTCATCAACGTCCGGGGCACCATCGTCCCCTACATCCGCATTCGAGACCACTTTGAAATTTCCGGCCAGCCACCCGAGGTGGAGCAGATCGTCATCTCCGAGGTGGAAGACAAGCGTGTCGGTTTTGTCGTCGACGATGTGATCGGCCAGCACCAGACCGTCATCAAGGGACTGGGCAAGACCTTCAAAAATTCGGAAGAGTTTTCCGGGGCAACCATCCTTGGCGACGGAACCGTTGCCCTGATCCTCGATCTGCAAAAAATGGTTCGCTTCGTGGAAGATTTGGAGCTTGTCGAATCCGGAACGACCGTGTCCTGAACAGCGCGGTCAGCGTGTCAGGGTAGGGATGGACGGAATAAAAAGGGGGGCTTCATGAGAGAAGAAACGCTGAAATCGTCTGCACCAACGGAGACCCCGGCTTCACAGGCCGCCGCCTCGTCGGCAACGACGCAATACCTGACTTTCATGCTCGACAATGAGGTTTTCGCCGTCGATATTGCCAAGGTGCGCGAGGTATTGGAGTATACCAACATCACCAAGGTTCCTCGCACGCCGGAGTTCATGTGCGGCATCATCAATTTGCGGGGAAGCGTCGTGCCGGTGGTGGACATGCGCCTGAAGTTCGGCATGGACCAATCCGAACGAACCGTCAATACGTGCATTATCATCGTTGAGATCGTCCAGGATGATGAGATCACGGAAATCGGCGCCCTGGCCGATTCCGTCAAGGAGGTCATGGAGCTTGAGCATAACAAAATCGAGCCACCCCCTAAAATCGGTACCAAGCTGCGCAGTGACTTTCTCAAGGGCATGGGCAAACATAATGACCAGTTCATCATGATTCTCGACATCAATCGTATCTTTTCCACCGAGGAGCTCTCCGCAGTCCAGCAGACCGTCCACTGAAGTTCCTCCGGTCCGCCCCCTTTACCTCATGACGCCCGCACGTTATCATGCCGCCCTGGTTGTCGGCTCCTGCGCGGTGGAGAGTACACCCAGACTCCCCGGGACGGTTGCAAAAGATGGCCTGTTGAGTACTCTGCCTGAGTTCACGTCCCTGCTCTGTTCCGGCGGGGTGTGAAGCTCGGGTTTCTGTGTTTTTACCGTCGATTGTGACTTAGATTTGGTTGAATAGCAGGAGCCTGCGGGTGTTGACCAATAAAAAAGTTCGTGTCCTTATCGTGGACGATTCGGCTGTGGTTCGCCAAACCATGGACAAGGTGTTGTCGTCGGACCCCATGATCGAAGTTATCGGCCACGCGCCGGACCCCTTCGTGGCCGCAGAACGCATCAAGACGTTGGTGCCGGATGTCATCACCCTCGATGTGGAAATGCCCCGCATGGATGGCTTGACCTTCCTGCGCAAAATCATGACCCAGCACCCCATCCCGGTCGTCATGTGCAGCACCCTGACCGTGGAAGGATCCGAGACCGCCCTGCGGGCCCTGGAGTACGGTGCGGTCGATATCATCACCAAGCCCAAAATGGGAACCAAGCAATTCCTGGAGGAGGCCTGCATCTCCATCTGCGATACGGTCAAGGCCGCTGCCATGTGCCGGATCAACCGCCTGCCATCCCCAAACACGGCAGCAGCAGCCGTAGCCACGCGCGCCTCGCGCGCTGCCAACCTGGCCAAGGCCGGTAAGGTGGCCCCCAAATTGACCGCCGATGCCATGATGCCACCCCCATCCGGCAACAGCCGCGCCATGATTCAGACCACGGAAAAGGTGATCGCCGTCGGCGCCTCGACAGGTGGAACCGAAGCTTTGCGTGAGTTCCTGGAAGAGATGCCGGGGGATTCGCCCGGTATCGTCATCGTGCAGCATATGCCGGAAAATTTTACCAAGGCTTTTGCCAACCGCCTCAACTCGCTGTGCCAGATGACCGTCAAAGAGGCCGAAGACAACGATTCCGTCGTGCGGGGGCGGGCGTTGATCGCCCCAGGCAGCAGGCACATGATGTTGAAAAGAAGTGGCGCCCGCTATTTTGTGGAGGTCAAGGATGGCCCTCTGGTCAGCCGCCACCGTCCCTCGGTGGATGTGCTGTTTCGCTCCACGGCCCGTTATGCCGGGAAAAATGCCATTGGGGTCATCATGACCGGCATGGGTGACGACGGCGCACGCGGCATGAAAGAGATGAAAGATGCCGGCGCTTTCAATATAGCCCAGGATGAAAACAGCTGTGTGGTCTTTGGCATGCCCAAGGAGGCCATCAAGCACCAAGGCGTGGATGTGGTCAAGCCGCTGAACCAAATCGCCCAGGAGGTTCTGCGCCACGGTGGTCGTTGAATATCCTGGGGATCCTGGTCTCCCCTTTCTGTCGTTCCCCACCATCTGCCCATGCGATCACCCTATCCCGGAGCCCGGCTTCGGTCCCATACTGGGGAATTCTCGCCACGCCCCTTCAATCTGGCGCCGGGGCATCTGTTGATCACCGCGTCGCCCGTCGTCGTGGATACGATCCTTGGTTCCTGTGTGGCCCTGACCCTCTATCACCCGGCCACACGAACAGGGGCGATCTGTCATGGGGTGCAGCCAGGCCACGACCATCCGGCGAGCAAAATCGTTACCCATGGCAGTCAAGATCCCTGCTTCCGGTTTGTGAATTGCGCCATCCGGCATATGCTGGAACATTTTGATCGGCGTGGCATACCTCGACGTGAACTGGCTACCAAACTTTTCGGCGGCGCCGACATGTATCCCACCCACGATCCGGCTCGTACCATCGGACGTCAAAACATTCATATGGCAGAAGACGAAGTCCGTACAGCCGGACTGTTCCTTTCGGCCACCCATGTCGGCGGTCACCAGGGACGACAGATCCTGTTTTTCACCCACACCGGCCAGGTTCTCATGCGCCGCCTGGGCAACCCCCATTTTCATGCGTCGCGGCGGCCACTGAAACCGGTGGTTTGAACCTCAACAACTATTCAGCCAAGGAGTCACTTCCATGTCTGCCGTCACCTACGACACCCACAAGCTCGTCCTGCGCCTGCGGGAAGCCGGTTTTGAAGAGAAACAAGCCGAGGCATTCAGTGAGGTTTTCAAGGATGTCCAGGACTCCCAACTGAAGGAGTTGGCCACCAAGGGGGATATTGCGCCCCTTGTCTCCCTCATCAAGGATTTTCAGAGTGACTTGCGCGCCATGGATGCCCGAGTCCTGGGTAAAATCAGGCTCAATCGGTGGATGTTGGCGCTGGTTATTGGCGTCACTGTTCTTCCTGCCGTCAGGCACCTGTTTGGCTGATTTCCGCTTTCCATGCCATGCATCGCGGCGTTTCAAGGCTTGTCTTGAACCAAACGATACTCCCTGAGTTTATCCAACAAAGTCTGCCTGGTGATGGGCTTCAATAAATAATCCGTGCAATATCCTTTGAAATAGGCCTCCAAAGCCGCCAGAGGGGAGTCGTTGGCGGTCACCATGATGACTACGGACTCCCTGCTTCCTTCCAGGCCACGCTCTTTCTCCATCTCCCGTATTTTTATCAGGGCGCTTTGCCCATCCAACCTGGGCATCATGATGTCCAGGAATATGACATCGTAGGGCTCCCCGCTCTCCAGAGCCATCTCGACAAAACGGATGGCCTCCAGGCCATCGACGGCCAGATCGCATGAAAAGAGCGGCGACAGGATACCATGCAGAAGTTTCCTGTTCTCAAGAACATCGTCAACGATCAGGCACTTCATCATCGACTCCTCATGTCGTGGCAGGAAAAGACCAGCACTCCCTTGTCAATTTTCTGGATAATCTTCGATATTTTCAGAATCTTCACATATTATTCTAACTGATCCGACACAAGATAACAATTGACTTTTTTAAGAAACAGCGGTAGGCAATACGAAGAAGGTAGAAGAATGATTATTCTCAAGTCAAATATTTTTCAACAAAGTGGGTGTCATGTCTGCAACGCTGCCCCCCCGTCTTTTCTTCAGCCGCCTGTGGCCCCCGGCCCTGGGTTGGACGGCGATGTTTTCTCTGCTTTTGGCCTGGAACGTGGTGGAAGAGAGGCGTCACACCGAGGAGGTTGCCGTTTTTGTGGCCCGGGCCATGATCCAAAAAGATATAGCCTTTCGGAACTGGGCTGCCAGCCATGGCGGCGTCTACGTCCCGATTGATGAGCGCACCCCGCCCAACCCATTCCTGACGAAGGTTCCGGAACGTGACATCCAAACGCCGTCGGGAAGACAACTGACCCTGATGAACCCAGCCTACCTGCTGCGTCAACTGACAAAATATTTTCCCGACCCTTATGGCAACCATGAACACATCACAAGTCTGAAACCCCTGAATCCAGCCAACAAGGCTGATCCCTGGGAAAGATCCGCCCTGGAATCGTTCGAGAAGGGCGCCAGGGAGGCCAAGGAGATCATCACTGTCGAAGATGGAGCAAGATTTTTGCGCCTGATGCTCCCCCTGATGATGGAGAAAGGTTGCCTTGATTGTCATGAACAACAAGGCAACAAACTTGGAGATGTCCGGGGCGGCATCAGTGTTCATATGTCAATGACTCCATACGAGCCATGGGAAAACCATACAATATATCTGGCTTTTATTTCTCATACAATCTTTTGGTTGCTCGGCATTTTGCTTCTTGTCGATATGGTCAAACGTGATCTATATAGAAACATCGAACGTGAAAAACAAGAAAAACTTCTTAAAAAATCTGAATACAGGTACCATCAACTCATGAATTTTGCCGGTGATGCCATCATGGTGGCGGACGTTGAAAC is a window from the Magnetococcales bacterium genome containing:
- a CDS encoding ATP-dependent DNA helicase, encoding MPHGLTGGIGVLYPAARVANNVWNRESRSGGWGTGKENTGVAVGDAYILDLFGPTSRLAREIPGYEVRATQQRMAGRVLDAVRENKFLLVEAGTGTGKTLAYLLPLLTLGEPVVVSTATKALQDQIVAKDLPLLRRVVERPFRAAVLKGRGNYVCRYRFLQAEQDPAQHASRARPEWGRVAAWIQDTRTGDKDELPGLPENISFWSVITSTTDNCLGQQCAEYDVCFLMRARERARHAHLVVVNHHLFCADLAVREGGFGEILPDYDRVVFDEAHQLPDVVTRFFGWEISNHQLRELARDGTSEFAEVGADDPEVTRALQNLEDVANLLRGYFPAEDCRDGLTQEAMEEGAGRSLLSVEKSLHQLAEILEPHRPRSAGLAACARRVTELLTVAGRIRTLDDPTRVYWFETRGRGIFIQASPLEVGPLLSEILHPLLKSAVFTSATLATDSGQDPFRYLRHQLGLAPEQILTEQLPPAFDFARQARLYLPQDLPDPDAPDFPQRAVQETLALLEASTGRALCLFTSRRMLERVHAGLKGRIPYTLLVQGSTSKQALLKAFQDEPSSVLLGMASFWEGVDVPGEALSMVIIDRLPFASPADPLQVARGRHLSGQGGNPFADLSLPRAILTLKQGLGRLLRRTDDRGVMVVLDMRLTRRSYGRRFLESLPSMPIIRRLADVREFFA
- a CDS encoding 6-carboxytetrahydropterin synthase; translated protein: MRIARRFQFDAAHRLGHHDGKCQRLHGHSYGLELVLVGTPRLPVAEDPQSGFVTDFGLLRQIVQQELIDPFLDHHFLNDALPAIPYTSTEYLAAWIMGWCLRFLEGRPELGDAHMLAVRVWESSESWAEATREDAIPVDM
- a CDS encoding 7-carboxy-7-deazaguanine synthase QueE — translated: MSVARHAICDLFASVQGEAGWSGRAMFFIRFSGCPLHCVWCDEPLHRDPEAARLLTTAEILATRERLAPEIPHVLLTGGEPLAAPGLDALITALKQAGLWVAMETSGVGGEPPRGVDWITLSPKTPLPPEWYERADEIKYVVDAHPSPAWIEEILHRATRHPRVWVQPCAQGALPDPGAVALCYNLVMQKGARLRLSLQTHKWIGVP
- a CDS encoding thiamine phosphate synthase, which translates into the protein MKRPLPRLLLITEPVAPAERDALFLRIHAALQGGPCHLLVRTPGWCGRDFFALTAFLRTCVAPPGCLLVHDRVDIALATGADGVHLPASGLPTAVARRLLGDDLLVGRSCHDPDAATQALAEGADYVTLSPLFATPSHPDAVPLGTTRLADMVRSIPGPVIALGGIKPENAAAALTTGVAGLAVIRGILRAANPALATRSMLEVFPPHVDGNEKK
- a CDS encoding STAS domain-containing protein yields the protein MYTLAVEDSGTGTLTLAGDLTIQHARELKEALIDAVTQSMHLNLNFKDVERVDLAGLQILCAAHRSLLGRSKTLAIVSQVPDAFKAAVKVAGYDRCIEQEDPSGLWRGGN
- a CDS encoding response regulator, which produces MAKTIMTVDDSSSVRQMVTLTLKGEGYNVVEGVDGKDALNKLKANPVDMVITDLNMPNMDGITLIRELRALPAFKFTPIVMLTTESQANKKSEGKDAGATGWIVKPFKPAQLIQVIKKVLG
- a CDS encoding chemotaxis protein CheA, producing MAVEIDTSAFTEEAYELLAELEDSLLELEESPKDQELIGRVFRAMHTIKGSGAMFGFDAVAEFTHNVETVFDLARNGTIPITKGLIDLTLAARDQIRAMLDAASGGEEPDKNNAERIISGLKGLLPGAAPAPTGGTQTADKAPLPVDQEGSTHTFRIRFRPKAEIFENGTNPLLLLDEVRQLGEAKVITFSDTIPEVDDIDPEKCYTSWEIFLTTDQGENAIQDIFIFVDDQCELNIRMLDRAEAAEASLEEVPPEKPLGEILVERGDIKREDLQKVLQPLGERLVDAGLVNKSKVQAALAEQEVGKQKRETKKQQVVAQSVRVPSDKLDHLVDLVGELVTVQARLTQTSAKLGDHDLQLIAEEVERLTGELRDNTMSIRMLAIGTTFDKFKRLVRDLSGELGKQIELTTAGAETELDKTVIDQLNDPLVHIIRNSIDHGVESPDGRLDAGKSQVGRIHLSAEHSGANVLIKVTDDGKGLDPGKLISKAIEKGLVPPDAELTDKEAFQLIFAAGFSTAEKVTNVSGRGVGMDVVRRSIEGLRGSIDVQSEIGKGTTITLKLPLTLAIIEGLLVKISNEYFVLPLAAVEECVELTRSDVAATHGRHVINVRGTIVPYIRIRDHFEISGQPPEVEQIVISEVEDKRVGFVVDDVIGQHQTVIKGLGKTFKNSEEFSGATILGDGTVALILDLQKMVRFVEDLELVESGTTVS
- a CDS encoding chemotaxis protein CheW encodes the protein MREETLKSSAPTETPASQAAASSATTQYLTFMLDNEVFAVDIAKVREVLEYTNITKVPRTPEFMCGIINLRGSVVPVVDMRLKFGMDQSERTVNTCIIIVEIVQDDEITEIGALADSVKEVMELEHNKIEPPPKIGTKLRSDFLKGMGKHNDQFIMILDINRIFSTEELSAVQQTVH
- a CDS encoding chemotaxis response regulator protein-glutamate methylesterase, which codes for MTNKKVRVLIVDDSAVVRQTMDKVLSSDPMIEVIGHAPDPFVAAERIKTLVPDVITLDVEMPRMDGLTFLRKIMTQHPIPVVMCSTLTVEGSETALRALEYGAVDIITKPKMGTKQFLEEACISICDTVKAAAMCRINRLPSPNTAAAAVATRASRAANLAKAGKVAPKLTADAMMPPPSGNSRAMIQTTEKVIAVGASTGGTEALREFLEEMPGDSPGIVIVQHMPENFTKAFANRLNSLCQMTVKEAEDNDSVVRGRALIAPGSRHMMLKRSGARYFVEVKDGPLVSRHRPSVDVLFRSTARYAGKNAIGVIMTGMGDDGARGMKEMKDAGAFNIAQDENSCVVFGMPKEAIKHQGVDVVKPLNQIAQEVLRHGGR
- a CDS encoding chemotaxis protein CheD, with the protein product MITASPVVVDTILGSCVALTLYHPATRTGAICHGVQPGHDHPASKIVTHGSQDPCFRFVNCAIRHMLEHFDRRGIPRRELATKLFGGADMYPTHDPARTIGRQNIHMAEDEVRTAGLFLSATHVGGHQGRQILFFTHTGQVLMRRLGNPHFHASRRPLKPVV
- a CDS encoding response regulator — its product is MKCLIVDDVLENRKLLHGILSPLFSCDLAVDGLEAIRFVEMALESGEPYDVIFLDIMMPRLDGQSALIKIREMEKERGLEGSRESVVIMVTANDSPLAALEAYFKGYCTDYLLKPITRQTLLDKLREYRLVQDKP